Genomic DNA from Vicinamibacterales bacterium:
CACGTTAGATATTCATGCGAGGCTGCGTGAGGAGTTCGATAATGTCGGCGCTGTGGTGCAGGCTAATTTGCGGCGCAGTCCATCCATTGTTCGAGGGTTGTCGAAGATCAAGGCCAATGTCCGTTTGTGTAAGGGTGCGTATATCGAGCCAGCCGCAATTGCGTACCAAGAGCGTAAGGCCATTCAAGACAACTACACGTCGTTGTTGGAGGAACTACTTAGCACCGGCTGCTATGTCGGCATCGCTACCCACGATGAAACACTTGTTCGGGAAGCCTTCCGGATCATCGATCGCTTAGGCTTAGACCCCTCTCAATATGAGTTTCAGATGCTTTTGGGCGTGGGAACATCACTGCGCCGGAGCATTCTTGAGGCAGGACATCGATTACGTGTTGCTGTGCCATTTGGCCCTGAGTGGTACCCGTATTCGATACGTCGCCTTCGAAGCAATCCCATGATCGCGAGGC
This window encodes:
- a CDS encoding proline dehydrogenase family protein translates to MSLFDRFISSTLPFIPKQVVRAIANPYIAGETIDHLLTVIEQLNADGYIAAAGMLGEFIEDRTAATEVVGEYEKILAAIQQQRLDSNIHVKPTHLGLKLDKEFCYQNIRVLVQAARARKMFLRIDTEDSSCVDDTLDIHARLREEFDNVGAVVQANLRRSPSIVRGLSKIKANVRLCKGAYIEPAAIAYQERKAIQDNYTSLLEELLSTGCYVGIATHDETLVREAFRIIDRLGLDPSQYEFQMLLGVGTSLRRSILEAGHRLRVAVPFGPEWYPYSIRRLRSNPMIARHVLKAMLSRERWA